The following proteins come from a genomic window of Chionomys nivalis chromosome 9, mChiNiv1.1, whole genome shotgun sequence:
- the Fjx1 gene encoding four-jointed box protein 1, with protein sequence MGRRMRSAAAAAGLWLLALGSLLTLWGGLLPPRTELPASWPPEDRLPRHPTQSGGPAPEPRFPLPPPLAWDARGGSLKTFRALLTLAAGADNPPGRHLDDHGRHVPAGLPEPAERTAVHGGIFWSRGLEEQVPRGFSEAQAAAWLEVARDARVVALDRGGCGRSSNRLARFADGTRACIRYGINPEQIQGEALSYYLARLLGLQRHVPPLALARVEARDAQWVQVQEELRAAHWTEGSVVSLTRWLPNLTDVVVPEPWRSEDGRLRPLRDAGGELTNLSQAELVDLVQWTDLILFDYLTANFDRLVSNLFSLQWDPRVMHRATSNLHRGPGGALVFLDNEAGLVHGYRVAGMWDKYNEPLLQSVCVFRERTARRVLELHRGQDAAARLLRLYTRHEPRFPELAELADPHAQLLQRRLDFLAKHILHCKAKYGRRPGDLMALRGREGVGYE encoded by the coding sequence ATGGGGCGGAGGATGCGgagcgccgccgccgccgcggggCTCTGGCTGCTGGCGTTGGGCTCGCTGCTGACGCTGTGGGGAGGGCTCCTGCCACCAAGGACCGAGCTGCCAGCCTCCTGGCCGCCCGAAGATCGACTCCCCAGGCATCCGACCCAGAGTGGCGGCCCCGCGCCCGAGCCGCGCTTCCCTCTGCCCCCGCCCCTAGCGTGGGACGCCCGCGGCGGCTCCCTGAAAACTTTCCGGGCGCTGCTCACCCTGGCGGCCGGCGCAGATAACCCGCCTGGGAGGCACCTGGACGATCACGGGCGGCACGTGCCAGCCGGGCTGCCCGAGCCCGCGGAGCGCACAGCGGTACACGGGGGCATCTTCTGGAGCCGCGGCCTGGAGGAGCAGGTGCCCCGGGGCTTTTCTGAAGCCCAGGCGGCAGCGTGGCTGGAGGTGGCGCGGGATGCTCGGGTAGTGGCCCTGGATCGCGGAGGCTGCGGACGCAGTTCCAACCGCCTAGCCCGCTTTGCCGACGGCACCCGTGCCTGTATACGCTATGGCATCAACCCGGAGCAGATCCAGGGTGAGGCCCTGTCCTACTACCTTGCGCGCCTGCTGGGCCTCCAGCGCCACGTGCCGCCGCTGGCACTGGCTCGGGTGGAGGCTCGGGACGCTCAGTGGGTGCAGGTGCAAGAGGAGCTGCGCGCCGCGCACTGGACCGAGGGCAGCGTGGTGAGCCTGACGCGCTGGCTGCCCAACCTCACCGACGTGGTGGTGCCCGAGCCCTGGCGATCAGAAGACGGCCGTCTGCGGCCCCTGCGCGACGCCGGGGGCGAGCTGACCAACCTTAGCCAGGCAGAGCTGGTGGACTTGGTACAATGGACCGATCTGATCCTCTTCGATTACCTGACGGCCAACTTCGACCGGCTCGTAAGCAACCTCTTCAGCTTGCAGTGGGACCCACGCGTTATGCACCGCGCTACGAGCAACCTGCACCGAGGACCGGGAGGGGCGTTGGTCTTTCTGGACAATGAGGCGGGTTTGGTACACGGTTACCGGGTGGCCGGCATGTGGGACAAGTATAATGAACCGCTGTTACAGTCAGTGTGTGTGTTCCGAGAGCGGACTGCTAGGCGGGTCTTGGAGCTGCACCGGGGTCAAGACGCCGCGGCCCGGCTGCTGCGCCTCTACACTCGCCACGAACCACGTTTCCCAGAGCTGGCCGAGCTCGCAGACCCCCATGCTCAGCTGCTACAGCGCCGCCTTGACTTCCTAGCCAAGCACATTTTGCACTGCAAGGCCAAGTACGGCCGCCGGCCCGGGGACTTAATGGCACTCcgaggaagagagggagtgggTTATGAGTGA